The genomic region GAAATAAACGCTCCTCGTCTTGCCTTACCGGCGTTTAAAAACGTTGGTGTTGCCGGTTGGTACTTTTGGCTCATCATTAGTTCAACAAAACGTAATGCGGACTCAAAATCTCCATTTCCGAAGAACAATGCCACAATACTCACTCGATCTTCGTATCGCTCTAGGTATGACTTTTTATCATTCGATTTCATAGCGTAGTTGTTGTAAAACTTAAACGCCGACATATAGGACGGGAATCGAAACTTAAAGCTATATGCTCGCTTAAATACCGTCTTTATTTCATCAAAAGTGTATTGCGATATTAATTCAATATCCCAATAATCATTGTCTACTAAATAATCAACCTTCTCTTTCAGGTTATGAAACCAACGCATATTAACGTTTACATGATCTATAAAATACGCTTTAACCGCTTCGGCATCCTTTTCAACATTAATTGTTGGATTACCATTCTCATCGTACTCCATAACCTCGTTATTTAGCTCAATGTGTGATTTCGGTTTACTCATTCGAAATAGTCCTCCTCAAACTCCTTTATTTTATCTTCTATATAATCTTCATCGTAGCCGTGGAGCAACTTCCTTAATTCTGATGCGCTACTTGCTACCCCTTTGAACATGTCACTGTCGCCACAAACCTCGCAGAACTCTAAATGTCTCTCATCGTAATGGTTATCAAAATAAATTCCGCCAGTGTGGCTACAGTATACGTAAACGGTGGGCATCATCTCAGCCTCCTTAACGACTCAATTATTCTATCCACGCTTTCGACATCTTCGTCAGTACCCCGAAGTTCAACTTTTGTTAAAACAGGCACTCCGAAACTTTCGCTTATTATGTCAGCTGCACGTCCGAAATATTTAGAACCCCAGTTTCGATTACCAAACCCGATAACTCCTATTAGTTTTAACTCATTCCGAGACAACCAATCGTCAACTTCTTCCGGAACTTGTCCAAAAAAGTATGTTGGTGTGAGTAATACGAACTGGTTATCAGGTTCTTTATCTGTAATCGAAAGACAGTCCGTCGAAAGTCTTTTAGCAAAAGACTCCGTATTCCCTGTTTTCGAAAAATAGAAGACGT from Staphylococcus felis harbors:
- the nrdI gene encoding class Ib ribonucleoside-diphosphate reductase assembly flavoprotein NrdI, which encodes MIDVFYFSKTGNTESFAKRLSTDCLSITDKEPDNQFVLLTPTYFFGQVPEEVDDWLSRNELKLIGVIGFGNRNWGSKYFGRAADIISESFGVPVLTKVELRGTDEDVESVDRIIESLRRLR